From the Sphingomonas sabuli genome, the window TGGACCTGCGCGAGACCAAGGGCTGGTCCTACGGCGTGCGCGGTTCTGCCCAGCTGCAGGCCAAGGTCGTCCCCTATCTGATCAACGCGCCGGTGCAGGCGGACCGGACGGGCGACGCGATCCTGGCGTTGCGGCAGGACATTCGCGACTTCCTGGGCGCCAAGGGCGTCACCGACGAGGAGCTTGAACGGACGATCGCCAATCGCATCAAGGCGCTGCCCGGCCAGTTCGAAACGTCAACCTCGGTGCTGTCGGCGATGCAGACCAACACGCTGTATGGTCGGCCGGACAATTATTACGAGCTGCTGGGCGACAAGTATAAGGCACAGACCCGGGCCACGCTGGACACCGCGCTGCGCCAGACGGTCGATCCGCGGGCCTTCGTCTGGGTGGTTGTCGGCGACGCCGCCAAGGTGCGTCCGCAGCTGAAGAAGACTGGGCTACCGGTCGAGGAAGTCGATCCGCGCTAGGCATGAAAACGGGCCCGGTTTCGGCCGGGCCCGAATGCTTTGCGAGCCTCGTTCGCGGGCAGGTTAGCGCGTGACGCGGGTGAAATGGCCCATCTTGCGGCCCGGGCGATGTGTGCCCTTACCATAAACGTGGACGTGGGTGCCGGCCTGGGCGACCAGCTGCGGCCAGCCGTCGATTTCCGCGCCGAGCAGATTTTCCATCATCGCCGTGGTGCCGGTCAGCGCGGTCGATCCGAACGGCAGTCCGCAGATAGCGCGCACATGCTGTTCGAACTGCGACGTTTCGGCGCCTTCGATGGTCCAGTGGCCGCTATTGTGCACGCGCGGCGCGATCTCGTTGACGATAGGGCCGTCGGCGGTGGCGAAAAATTCGACCGTCAGCACGCCGACATGGCCAAGCCGCTCCGCGATGGCCGAGGCGACCCGGACGGCTTCTTCGCGGTGCCGGTCGACCACCTCGCCCGCCGGGACGGTCGAGCGGCGCAATATGCCGTTGTCGTGATCGTTCAGCGGCAGGTCGAAGGCCGCGATGGAACCGTCGAGCGCGCGGGCAAGGACGACCGAAAATTCGCAATCGAAGTCGACCCGGGCTTCCGCCACCGCCGGCTGGCGGCCGATCGATTCCCACGCGGCGAGCACCGATCCCCGCTCCGTCGCCCACGCCTGCCCCTTGCCGTCATAGCCCAGCTGCCGGGTCTTGAGCACCAGCGGCGCGCCGATGTTCCGCTCCGCCTCGGCGACGTCAGCCTCGCCGTCGACGCGCATCCACCGGCCGACCCGCGCGCCAGTGCTTTCGATGAATTCCTTTTCGCGACCGCGGTCCTGCCCGATCTGCAGCGACGCGACGCCCGGGCGAAGCTTGGCGGCGATCACCTCAAGCGAGGCGGCGGGGACATTTTCGAATTCGTAGGTGGCGACATCGACGCTGTCGGCGAAGGCACGCAACGCCTCGATGTCGGAATAGTCCGCGCGGGTGAATTCGGCCGCGACGTCGGCCGCGCACGGCGCCGCGCCGGGTTCGAACACGTGGCAGCGATAGCCGAGTTGGGCGGCGGCGACGGCGATCATCTTGCCCAACTGGCCGCCGCCGATGATCCCGATGGTCGAGCCCGGCGGAAGCATTACGGCGCTTCGGCGACCGAATCGGTCTGGTCGGAGCGATGCCGTTCGAGGCGGGCGGCCAGGTCCGTGTCACTGGTCGCGAGGATCGAAGCGGCCAGCAGTGCCGCGTTGATCGCCCCGGGCTTGCCGATGGCCAGCGTGCCGACCGGCACGCCGGCGGGCATCTGGACGATCGACAGCAGGCTATCCATGCCCTTCAGCGCCTGCGATTCGACCGGCACGCCAAGCACCGGAAGCGTGGTCATCGACGCCGCCATGCCGGGCAGGTGCGCCGCGCCGCCGGCACCGGCGATGATCACCTTGAGCCCGCGGCCCGCGGCGTCGTGGGCGTAATCGTACAGCCGCTTGGGCGTGCGATGCGCCGACACGATGCGCGTTTCATGCTCCACCCCAAGGCGGTCGAGCATCTCGCACGCATGGCGCATCGTCTCCCAGTCCGACTTGCTGCCCATGATGATGCCGACCAGTGGCGCGGTCATTGAAACTCCCGAACTGAAGCGCCGAAGAGGCCGTTTAGGAAGAGACTTGACTGTTCGCAATCGGGACGGGCCAATAGCGGCGATTTCGCGCGGGATTTTTCACGGCTATTTCCGCGCAGGTGACCGGAGGAACGGCCAGCGTGCCCGACGCGGAAGCGTTTGCGGAAATCGAACGGCTGCGCGAGAAGATCGCGCGGCTCGAGGAGCGAGTCCGCCAGCTCGACGATCTGGCGCACCAGGACGCGCTGCTGCCCGTGCCCAACCGCCGCGGTTTCCTGCGCGAACTCGACAGCGCGATTGCCCGGGTCAGCCGCTATGGCGAAACCGCGGCGCTGCTGTTCGTCGACATCGACGGGCTGAAGCGGATCAACGACAGCCTTGGCCACCTGGCCGGCGACGCCGCGCTGGTCCATGTCGCCACGGCGCTGACCGACGCGGTACGCAAGAGCGATTGCGTGGCGCGCCTGGGCGGCGACGAATTCGGTATCCTGCTGGTCCACGCCGGCGAGGAGATCGCGCTGGACACCGCCAAGCGCCTGACCGCAGTGGTCGAGCAGGCACAGGCGGTCTACGACGGGCAGCGGTTGCCGTTGAGCATCGCCATCGGCGTTGCGGTTATCGACAAGGACGACACGCCCGATCGCGTTATCGCCCGCGCGGACCGGGCGATGTACGCGCGCAAGGCCGCGGCCTAGGCGGCGCGTTCGCTGAGGTAGTAGCTGTCGCGCGTCGCGAGGGCGTCGTCGAGTTCGTAGACCAGCGGTTGGCCGGTCGGAATTTCGACCCCGACGATATCGTCGTCGTCGATACCCGACAGATGCTTGACCAGCGCCCGGATGCTGTTGCCGTGCGCGGAGATGAGCACCCGCTGGCCGGAGCGCAGCGCGGGCGCGATGGCCGCGTCCCAATATGGCAAGACGCGTTCGATCGTGTCCTTGAGGCTTTCGCTGTGCGGGACGGTGACGCCAGCATAGCGGCGGTCGCCGGACAGGTCGTACGGGCTGTCCGCGTCCAGCGGCGGCGGCGGGATGTCGAACGACCGGCGCCAGATCCTGACCTGTTCCTCACCGACCTTGTCGCGCATCTCCTGCTTGTTGAAGCCGGTCAGCCCGCCATAGTGGCGTTCGTTGAGGTGCCAGTCCTTGTGCACCGGCAACCACAAGCGATCCATCTGTTCGAGCGCAAGGTCGAGCGTCTTGATCGCGCGGGTCAGCAGGCTGGTGAAGCAGACGTCAAAGTCGAGTCCGCGATCGCGCATCAGCGTGCCGGCCGCCATCGCTTCTTCGACGCCCTTGTCGGACAGGTTGACGTCCCACCAGCCGGTGAAGCGGTTTTCCAGATTCCACTGCGACTGGCCGTGACGGATCAGGACCAGCGTCGGCATCAGGCGTCGACCTTTGCCGGCTGGGCCTTGTTCTTGCCGGCGCTTTCGAGGTCGGGAAGGATGGCGTGGAGCGCGTCGAGACAGGCGCGACCGAGGTGCATCGAACGTTCCGGCGACCAGCCGTAGACCGGGTCGGGCAGATCGTCATTGTCCTTGAAGGGCATTTCCAGCGTCATCGACACGCAGCCGTAGCGTTCGGCCAGCTGGGTCGTCGACATCGACATGTTGGCCTGGCCCGGCTTGGGAATCTCATAGCCCTGGCGCGTCTGGAAATCGGGCGACAGCAGTTCGAGCTTGTCCGAGAAGGTTTTGAACAGTGCCGACTGGCGGTCGGTCAGCGAGGGAATGCCTTCGAACCCGGCGAGGAAGTTGGCAGGGATAGCCTCGTCGCCGTGCACGTCCATCGCGAAATCGACGCCGGTTTCGTCCATCGCGTTGCGCACGAACAGGACTTCCGGGCTCTTGTCCGCGGTCGGGGCGTGCCATTCGCGGTTGAGGTTCACGCCCACCGCATTGGTCCGCAGATGGCCGCGGCGCGAGCCGTCCGGATTCATGTTGGGCACGATGCGAAAGGTGCAGCGGTCGCGCAGCACGCGCGAGACCGGATCGTCGAGGTCGGTGAGCTTTTCAAGCGCGCCTTCCATCCACCATTCGGCCATGCTTTCGCCCGGATGCTGGCGCGCATAGAGCCACACGTTGAGCGGGCCTTCACCCATTTCCAGGCAATCGATGTCCTGGCCGTCGAGCGACTTGCCGAGCGAGCGGTAGGTGACCCCGGGAAGCGAAGCGACCGACGTCACCAGGTCGTGGTGGCGGTCCATCGAATAGGGCGCAAAATAGGCGATCCAGAGTACGTCGGTATCCGGCGTGAGACGCATCGTCAGCACGCCGTCGGCATAGCTGGTGCCTTCGATCCTATACCATTCGTCGCGGTCCGTGGACGCGCAGGCGCGATAGCCGGGCCATCCGTCGGGATAGGCCGAGCCGCCGCAGTTGGTGATGCGCAGCGTCACTTCGCGATCCTTGGCGCCGGCCAGCCGGAAGTGAAACCACTGATAGAAATCGCTCATGTGGTCCTTGACGATTTCCAGGTCGGCGCTGTCGCCGTCCTGGCTGACCACGCGAATGTTGCCGGCGTCGAACGCGCTCGAAATGATGAGGGTCATCGGGTCCTTGGGATGCTGCAGGAATGGAATTGGGCTGGCTGATAAAGCGCCCCCGCCGAACTGGCAAACGGCGGGCCGGGGAACGTCGGTCGCCGAGGGGCGTAGGGTCAGCAGGTGAATTTTTGCGCAGGAGTGCAAAGTGCTCAGGGCTATCGGGTGTATCGTGCTTGTCGTCGTCGCCGTCGCGCTGCTCAGCGTCTTCGGCCTGCTCAAGGCGATCTTCTAAACCGGCAGCCCGCGGCTATTGGTCTGGCACGCGCGGTCGAACCTCGCTAGCCAGTCGGCCGTGCGCGACCTTCCCGTCCTGGTCACCGGCGGTGCCGGTTACATCGGCAGCCACGCCGTGCTGGCGCTGCAGGCGGCTGGGTGCCCGGTCGCGGTGGTCGACGATCTGTCCAACGGGACGCGCCGCGCAGTGCCATCCGACGTGCCCTTTTACGAAGGCAGTATCGCCGACCGTCAGCTGCTATCTCGCATCTTCGCCGAGCAGGGGACGCGGGCAATCATGCATTTCGCCGGGTCGATCGTCGTCCCGGAATCGGTCGAAAAGCCGTTGCTTTATTATGCCAACAACACGCTTGCGTCGCACGCGCTGATCAGCGCGGCAGTCGACGCGGGCATCCCGCACATCCTCTTTTCATCGACTGCCGCGGTCTATGGCGCGCCCGAGCGCGTGCCGGTCGAGGAGGACGACCCAAAGCGGCCGATCAACCCTTATGGCGCGTCCAAACTGATGACCGAGGGGATGCTGGCCGATTGCGCCGCCGCCTATTCGTTCAATTACGGAGCGCTGCGCTATTTCAACGTATCCGGTGCGGACCCGCAGGGTCGGTCCGGTCAGGCCGGGCAAGGGTCGACGCACCTGATCAAGGTCGCGGTCGAGGCGGCGGTCGGCAAACGCAGCCACGTGGACGTATTCGGCGACGATTATCCAACCGCCGACGGGACCTGCGTGCGCGACTATATCCATGTCAGCGACCTGGCCGCCGCGCACGTCCGCGCGCTGGAGCGGCTGGTTGCGGCGCCGAGCGAGAACCTGGTGATGAATTGCGGTTACGGGCGCGGGCTGTCGGTGCTGGAGGTGCTGGACGCGGTCGACCGCGTCGCCGGTATGCCGGTCGCTCGGCGCATGCAGGGCCGCCGGCCCGGCGATCCGCCCGCTTTGGTCGCTTCGAACCGGCGCTTGGTCGAAACGCTGGACTGGCAGCCACAATTTGCCGACATCGACACGATCGTCGCCCACGCGCTCCATTGGGAACGCAAGCTCAAGGACCTGACCGCCGCGTGATGAAATATAAGCCGATGCTGGCTGCCGTGGCGTTCGCGCTGGCCGCCGCGGCCCCCGCCGCCCAGCCTGCCCCGCAGACCAAGCTTTCAGCGGCCGCCGAGCGGGTCCGTGCCGACGTAGAATTCCTGTCCCACGACCTTTTGGAAGGGCGGGACAGCGGTTCGCGCGGCTATGACATCGCCGCGGCGTACGTCGCCGCGCAATTCCGCGCCATCGGCCTGCAGCCCGGCGGTACCAACGGCAGCTGGTACCAGCAGGTGCCATTCCGCCGCGCCACCCATGCCGCGCCGGTCGAGGCGTCGCTGGCCATCGGCAACGATCGGGTCACCCTAACCGCCGGCTCGGACTTTGCCGTGCGGCCCAGCCTGACCCAGCAGGCGCGAACGATCGACGCGCCGCTGGTTTTTGCCGGGCACGGGATCAGCGACGCGGCGGTCGGCATCGACGATTACGCCGGCATCGACGCGCGCGGGAAAATCGTCGTCGTGCTGGAAGGCGCGCCCGAGGGCCTGCCGTCCGAAGTCGCCGCGCACCTGGCATCGTGGAAAAGCCAGGCCGCCGCCGCCAAGGGTGCGGTCGGGATCGTCGAGATCGCCGGTACCGGGGTCCGGCCCGGCTATGACCTCGTTTCCTATCTCGGCCGCCCGCTGGTCGATTGGATCCAGCCTGCCGGCGGCACGAGCGGGGAACCTCGCCGGCTGGACCTGTCCGCCGCCATTTCGAGCAAGGCCGCGGCGCGCATGTTCGTCGCCGCCGGCCAGAATCTGACGCGGCTGGTCAAAGCCCATCGCAGCGGGTCGGTCCGTGGTTTCGACCTGCCCGCGCGGTTGCGGCTTAGCGACCGCAGCAGCTGGGAGGATTTCTCCAGCCCCGAAGTCATCGGCCTGCTGCCCGGGGCGGACCCGGTGCGAAAGGCCGAGCACGTCATTCTGATGGGCCATCTCGACCACCTGGGCATGAAGCCGAACCCGAAGGCCGGCGAAGACGCGATCTTCAACGGCGCGCTCGACAATGCGTCGGGCATTGCGACCATGCTTGAAGCGGCGCGGGAATTCGCCGCATCGCCGACGCCGCCGCGGCGGTCGGTGCTGTTCATCGCCAACACCGGCGAGGAGCGGGGCCTGCGCGGCGCCGATTATTTCGCCGCCAACCCGACCGTGCCGCGCGATTCCATTGTCGGCGTCGTCGACCTGGACATGCCGATGCTGTTGTACCCGTTCACCGACATCACCGCGTTCGGCGGCGAGCATTCGACCATCGCCAGGTCGATCGCCGATGCCGCCGCTGCAATGGGCGTAAAGGTCGCGCCGGACCCGATGCCGGAAGAAGCGATCTTCGTCCGATCCGACCATTACCGTTTCGTCACCCGCGGCATTCCCGCGATCCTGTTGATGACCGGCTATGGCAATGGCGGGGAAGCGAAGTGGAAGGAGTTCTTTGCCACCGCCTATCACAAGCCGTCCGACGACGTGTCGCAGGCGATCCTGTGGGACCAGGGCGCGCGCTATGCCGAACTCAATTATCGAATCGCCCGCGCGCTGGCCGACAGTGAGGACCGACCGTTGTGGTACCAGGGCGATTATTTCGGGGACGTGTTCGCGCCCGGGCAGCGCAAGGCTCCCAAGCAATAACCTTGACTTGCCGGGCAACGCTTCTTAGGTGCCCCCCCGGTTTTAGAACAAACCTCCCACAACCTGTTTTATGTAACGAGGCGGCGCGCTCGATGAAAATTCGTAACTCACTCAAGTCGCTGAAGGACCGGCATCGCGATTGCCGAGTCATTCGCCGCCGCGGCCGCACGTACGTCATCAACAAGACGAACCGCCGCTTCAAGGCGCGCCAGGGCTAAGCCTTTCGCGATTCTTCGGTCCGCAGTTTGCGGCCTGAGCATTTCATCGTAATTCTGCTGCAACCTGCCTTAAGCGCGGGTTCACCTGCCTTCGCATAGAAGCGAAAGCCAAGGAGCATGGTGATGAAACGGTTTTGGATCAGTGTTGTCGTGACGGCGGTTGCGGGCCTTGGCCTGGCGACGGCGGCGCCAGCTTATTCGGCCGCCGATGCCCAGGCGCAGGCCACTCCCAAGGGCTGGAACTACGAAATCAAGGGCGGCAAGCGTGTGCCCAAGGGCGACCGCGTGACCAAGGCGGACGGCAGCTGGCGCGAGGAAATGCGCCACGGCAAGTGCGTTACGGTCAAGGAAAAGACCGCCACCGGCGAATATCGCGAAAGTCGCCGCTGCGACGACTGATCATTCGGCCGACGGCAAGTCTCCGCCGTCGGCACGCTTGCTGGTGATCTTGCAGCCGGGCAGCCCGAATTCCTGGACATCCTTGCAATAACGGACCTGGGCGCTTCCGTCCGGGCCGATGAAGATCGCCCAGTCGCGCCGGTCGGAACAGCTCGCGGTCCACATTTCCAGATTCTTGTAGGTGCCGACGAAGCCCGATTCGGTGATCCGTTTGCACGGATAGCCCGAATCGTGGATCGCCCGCTTCAGCGCTATCGACCGATTGAGCGCATTGAGCTCATGCAGCCCCGCCTGTTCGGGACTGCGCACGCTGATGTTGCGGGTGGCGGCCTGTTCGGTGCCGCTGTCGCCGGGGTTGCCGCAGCCGGCGAGGACCAGGGCGCCTGCGGCTGCCGCGATCAGTGAACGCATAGGAACTTCCTCCTCAATCCTGCCAACGCCTAGTCGCGAAACTCTATCCGCACCCGTGCCGCCGCGGCCTTGGCCAGGTCGACTGCCGCGTCGACGCTGTCGCCGCGGGCGAGGGCGACGCCCATGCGCCGGTTCTTGAGCGTCCTGGGCTTGGCGAAGAGCCGCACGTCGACCGGCGTTCCCGCCGCACCCATACCCAGCGCCTCATCCAGGCCAGCGAAGCCGAAATCCTCGCTCTCGCGATCGGCGAGGATCGCCGCCGACGCGCTCGGCCCGGCAAGCTCGATCGCCGGAATGGACAGGCCGAGGATGGCGCGCACGTGCAATTCGAATTCGTTGGGGTATTGGGAGATGAGGGTAACCATCCCGGTGTCGTGCGGGCGTGGCGACAGTTCGGAAAACACCGCCTCCTCTCCGCGAATGAAGAATTCGACCCCGAACAATCCGTGCCCGCCGAGAGCCTCGACCACCGTGCGCGCCTGCGCCTGCGCCGATTCGAGCGCGGCAGCAGGGATCGCCGCTGGCTGCCAGCTTTCGCGATAGTCGCCGCTTTCCTGGCGGTGGCCGATCGGAGGACAGAACATGACGCCGGCGCGCGTCGCTACCGTCAGCAGGGTGATTTCGCTGTCGAAGCGGACGAACTCCTCGACAATCACGCGTGGCCGGTCGCCGCGCATGTTGGCGACGGCATAGTCCCATGCCTTGCCGACTTCCTCCGCGCTGGCGGCGGTGCTCTGCCCCTTGCCGGAGCTCGACATGACCGGTTTCACAACACACGGCAGGCCGGTCTCGTCTGCGGCTGCGATCGCCTGTTCGCGGCTTTCGGCGAAGCGATAGCGCGATGTCGTCAGCCCCAGCGTCCCGGCCGCGAAGTCGCGGATGCCGTCGCGATTCATGGTCAGCTGCGCCGCCCGCGCGGAGGGCACGACGTGCCAGCCTTCCGCTTCCAGCGTGGCCAGCGTGCCGGTGTCGATCGCCTCGATTTCCGGGACGATGAAGTCAGAGCGGTGCCGTTCGACCGCCGCGCGCAAGGCCGCACCGTCGAGCATGGAAAACACTTCGGACGCGTCGGCGACCTGCATCGCAGGCGCGTTCGCATAACGGTCGCAAGCGACCACTCGGCAACCGAGGCGCTTGGCGGCGATTGCGAACTCGCGGCCGAGCTCGCCGGAGCCGAGCAGCATGAGGGTGGAAATATGCATGGCCGCTGGGATAGTCACAGCGGTTCACAATGTGGAGAGATTATGCGCCCGCTGCTGCTGATCCCGACGTTCGCGCTGCTGGCCGCCGCGCCCGCGCCAAAGACCCCGACCGAAATCGTCGCCGCCGCACCGGCCGCGGCCTGGCGGACCATTCCGGCCGAAGACCTGCTGGTGATGCAGCTGAAGG encodes:
- a CDS encoding 5-(carboxyamino)imidazole ribonucleotide synthase produces the protein MLPPGSTIGIIGGGQLGKMIAVAAAQLGYRCHVFEPGAAPCAADVAAEFTRADYSDIEALRAFADSVDVATYEFENVPAASLEVIAAKLRPGVASLQIGQDRGREKEFIESTGARVGRWMRVDGEADVAEAERNIGAPLVLKTRQLGYDGKGQAWATERGSVLAAWESIGRQPAVAEARVDFDCEFSVVLARALDGSIAAFDLPLNDHDNGILRRSTVPAGEVVDRHREEAVRVASAIAERLGHVGVLTVEFFATADGPIVNEIAPRVHNSGHWTIEGAETSQFEQHVRAICGLPFGSTALTGTTAMMENLLGAEIDGWPQLVAQAGTHVHVYGKGTHRPGRKMGHFTRVTR
- the purE gene encoding 5-(carboxyamino)imidazole ribonucleotide mutase, producing MTAPLVGIIMGSKSDWETMRHACEMLDRLGVEHETRIVSAHRTPKRLYDYAHDAAGRGLKVIIAGAGGAAHLPGMAASMTTLPVLGVPVESQALKGMDSLLSIVQMPAGVPVGTLAIGKPGAINAALLAASILATSDTDLAARLERHRSDQTDSVAEAP
- a CDS encoding GGDEF domain-containing protein is translated as MTGGTASVPDAEAFAEIERLREKIARLEERVRQLDDLAHQDALLPVPNRRGFLRELDSAIARVSRYGETAALLFVDIDGLKRINDSLGHLAGDAALVHVATALTDAVRKSDCVARLGGDEFGILLVHAGEEIALDTAKRLTAVVEQAQAVYDGQRLPLSIAIGVAVIDKDDTPDRVIARADRAMYARKAAA
- the gpmA gene encoding 2,3-diphosphoglycerate-dependent phosphoglycerate mutase, which produces MPTLVLIRHGQSQWNLENRFTGWWDVNLSDKGVEEAMAAGTLMRDRGLDFDVCFTSLLTRAIKTLDLALEQMDRLWLPVHKDWHLNERHYGGLTGFNKQEMRDKVGEEQVRIWRRSFDIPPPPLDADSPYDLSGDRRYAGVTVPHSESLKDTIERVLPYWDAAIAPALRSGQRVLISAHGNSIRALVKHLSGIDDDDIVGVEIPTGQPLVYELDDALATRDSYYLSERAA
- a CDS encoding M14 family metallopeptidase; this translates as MTLIISSAFDAGNIRVVSQDGDSADLEIVKDHMSDFYQWFHFRLAGAKDREVTLRITNCGGSAYPDGWPGYRACASTDRDEWYRIEGTSYADGVLTMRLTPDTDVLWIAYFAPYSMDRHHDLVTSVASLPGVTYRSLGKSLDGQDIDCLEMGEGPLNVWLYARQHPGESMAEWWMEGALEKLTDLDDPVSRVLRDRCTFRIVPNMNPDGSRRGHLRTNAVGVNLNREWHAPTADKSPEVLFVRNAMDETGVDFAMDVHGDEAIPANFLAGFEGIPSLTDRQSALFKTFSDKLELLSPDFQTRQGYEIPKPGQANMSMSTTQLAERYGCVSMTLEMPFKDNDDLPDPVYGWSPERSMHLGRACLDALHAILPDLESAGKNKAQPAKVDA
- the galE gene encoding UDP-glucose 4-epimerase GalE, which translates into the protein MRDLPVLVTGGAGYIGSHAVLALQAAGCPVAVVDDLSNGTRRAVPSDVPFYEGSIADRQLLSRIFAEQGTRAIMHFAGSIVVPESVEKPLLYYANNTLASHALISAAVDAGIPHILFSSTAAVYGAPERVPVEEDDPKRPINPYGASKLMTEGMLADCAAAYSFNYGALRYFNVSGADPQGRSGQAGQGSTHLIKVAVEAAVGKRSHVDVFGDDYPTADGTCVRDYIHVSDLAAAHVRALERLVAAPSENLVMNCGYGRGLSVLEVLDAVDRVAGMPVARRMQGRRPGDPPALVASNRRLVETLDWQPQFADIDTIVAHALHWERKLKDLTAA
- a CDS encoding M20/M25/M40 family metallo-hydrolase; the encoded protein is MKYKPMLAAVAFALAAAAPAAQPAPQTKLSAAAERVRADVEFLSHDLLEGRDSGSRGYDIAAAYVAAQFRAIGLQPGGTNGSWYQQVPFRRATHAAPVEASLAIGNDRVTLTAGSDFAVRPSLTQQARTIDAPLVFAGHGISDAAVGIDDYAGIDARGKIVVVLEGAPEGLPSEVAAHLASWKSQAAAAKGAVGIVEIAGTGVRPGYDLVSYLGRPLVDWIQPAGGTSGEPRRLDLSAAISSKAAARMFVAAGQNLTRLVKAHRSGSVRGFDLPARLRLSDRSSWEDFSSPEVIGLLPGADPVRKAEHVILMGHLDHLGMKPNPKAGEDAIFNGALDNASGIATMLEAAREFAASPTPPRRSVLFIANTGEERGLRGADYFAANPTVPRDSIVGVVDLDMPMLLYPFTDITAFGGEHSTIARSIADAAAAMGVKVAPDPMPEEAIFVRSDHYRFVTRGIPAILLMTGYGNGGEAKWKEFFATAYHKPSDDVSQAILWDQGARYAELNYRIARALADSEDRPLWYQGDYFGDVFAPGQRKAPKQ
- the ykgO gene encoding type B 50S ribosomal protein L36 → MKIRNSLKSLKDRHRDCRVIRRRGRTYVINKTNRRFKARQG
- the purT gene encoding formate-dependent phosphoribosylglycinamide formyltransferase yields the protein MPAAMHISTLMLLGSGELGREFAIAAKRLGCRVVACDRYANAPAMQVADASEVFSMLDGAALRAAVERHRSDFIVPEIEAIDTGTLATLEAEGWHVVPSARAAQLTMNRDGIRDFAAGTLGLTTSRYRFAESREQAIAAADETGLPCVVKPVMSSSGKGQSTAASAEEVGKAWDYAVANMRGDRPRVIVEEFVRFDSEITLLTVATRAGVMFCPPIGHRQESGDYRESWQPAAIPAAALESAQAQARTVVEALGGHGLFGVEFFIRGEEAVFSELSPRPHDTGMVTLISQYPNEFELHVRAILGLSIPAIELAGPSASAAILADRESEDFGFAGLDEALGMGAAGTPVDVRLFAKPRTLKNRRMGVALARGDSVDAAVDLAKAAAARVRIEFRD